One Gossypium hirsutum isolate 1008001.06 chromosome A11, Gossypium_hirsutum_v2.1, whole genome shotgun sequence genomic window carries:
- the LOC107924426 gene encoding AUGMIN subunit 1, with protein MNEMISGVGEPVVTDATKGGGSNAARIAEVKAWLAAQFDAAGKEVPDFEYTPRSIAHLYNLATVSQAKTQAANIVANDFRQKAAEYRSQAARIREILENVGLAQESLPSNVVASAQVLANVANLLNIRDTELSSFLVAMGDISLRKTGVDEKRAKVHKESKTLLEYTRKAIARLTYLKRTLAQLEDDVAPCDAQMENWKTNLGVMASKERQYMQQYNNYKALLNRVGYTPEINHGVLVEMAEHRKDLEKKTKPILDTLRSYQDLPPDKALAALAIEDKKRQYAAAEKYLEDVLQSALATSD; from the exons atgaatgaaatgatcTCCGGAGTGGGTGAACCGGTGGTAACGGATGCAACAAAGGGCGGCGGATCCAATGCCGCTCGAATTGCGGAAGTGAAGGCGTGGCTGGCGGCTCAGTTCGATGCCGCCGGGAAAGAAGTCCCTGATTTCGAATACACTCCGCGAAGCATTGCTCATTTGTACAATCTGGCTACCGTCTCGCAGGCAAAGACTCAAGCTGCCAACATTGTTGCCAACGATTTTCGCCAGAAAGCCGCCGAGTACCGTTCTCAAG CTGCCCGAATTAGAGAGATATTGGAGAACGTAGGATTAGCGCAGGAGAGTTTGCCGTCAAATGTGGTTGCATCGGCGCAAGTTCTGGCAAACGTTGCTAATTTGTTGAATATTCGAGACACCGAACTTAGTAG TTTTCTTGTAGCAATGGGTGATATTTCTTTGAGAAAGACTGGGGTAGATGAGAAGAGGGCTAAAGTGCACAAAGAGTCCAAAACTCTTCTTGAGTATACTCGAAAAGCAATAGCTAGGTTAACCTATTTGaaaag GACATTAGCACAACTAGAAGATGATGTGGCTCCATGTGATGCTCAAATGGAAAATTGGAAGACGAACTTGGGTGTTATGGCATCAAAGGAGCGACAGTACATGCAACAGTATAACAACTATAAG GCATTACTGAATCGTGTGGGCTACACACCTGAAATTAATCATGGGGTGTTGGTTGAAATGGCCGAACACAGGAAGGACTTAGAGAAGAAGACCAAACCCATCTTAGATACTTTGAGGAGCTACCAGGACCTACCTCCG GATAAAGCTTTAGCTGCCTTAGCAATTGAGGACAAGAAAAGGCAGTACGCTGCTGCTGAAAAATACCTGGAAGATGTGTTGCAATCAGCCCTTGCTACATCAGATTGA
- the LOC107924425 gene encoding RNA polymerase II transcriptional coactivator KIWI, with product MLFRGKRKDGEGLASDENEDHAPPNKVSKTFSAVDSDDSDDVVVCEISKNRRVSVRNWNGKIWVDIREFYVKDGKQLPGKKGLSLSLDQWNVLRDHAEAIDKALAENS from the exons ATGTTGTTTAGAGGGAAGAGAAAGGATGGAGAGGGTCTCGCTTCCGACGAGAACGAGGATCACGCGCCTCCTAATAAAGTCTCCAAGACTTTTTCTGCAGTCGACTCTGACGATTCCGACGATGTCGTCGTCTGCGAG ATATCCAAGAATAGGAGAGTTTCAGTGAGGAACTGGAATGGCAAGATTTGGGTTGATATTCGTGAATTTTATGTCAAGGATGGTAAACAATTGCCTGGCAAGaaag GTCTTTCTCTAAGTCTGGACCAG TGGAATGTTCTACGTGATCATGCAGAGGCAATCGATAAGGCACTTGCTGAGAACTCGTAG